From the genome of Cydia pomonella isolate Wapato2018A chromosome 1, ilCydPomo1, whole genome shotgun sequence:
ACAAGAATGCCAATTTGTGTCGCTAGTATTCGTGTTTAGggacatttttataatttagacGCTAAAGTATCGTCATAAATCAAAAATTGGCGATTAAATTGGAAATTAACGCTAATCTGTTTTCTGATCGAATCTGAACTGGCCTTTAGAATGTAAATCCAAAGTACTCAAGCTCTAATTACATCCAcccttcccgatttcgggcctgataatcgttttccgtttcacggaatatcagcacatcgttagtacgttttacatttcaaatattgtaaacgatgtgctgatatttggtgaaacggaaaaatactctttctcgggcccgaaatcaggtCTGATATCaagcctgataaagtgtggatgtaatttgCACTTCAGTCTAACCAGAACCAGACAACAATTTGAAATATGCGAACATTTTTGCGGagtaaaaagtttgtaaaataattccttttttatacgttttttgtaaaatgataaTTGGTGAAATAACAGGTAACCAGAAGGAACAATAGTGTGAGTGGGAGTGGGAACGGGGATAGGAACTGCAACAGGAAtggatgaaaatgaaaacggtAGTGGGTATTGGAAAAAGAAAAGTGGAACATTTATGTAAAACCAATATTTTTCGGACCTCGTGCCTTTGAGTCAGCAATAGCGTCgacacttacccccttattcataaacgtgtactaaagttacgatgccgctaatcatcgttgtccctttccgacgtatttgtatgatggaaagggacaaacgatgattagtggcatcgtaactttagtactcgtttatgaataaggggtacAGCCAGCTAAACTACTGTATTGAAAGGTCCCAAAGCTGAAATCTCCAGACTAgccaaaaacatacaaaataaccggccaagagcatgtcgggccacgctcagtgtagggttccgtagttacttttccgtcacaataagctaaactggagcttaaagtatagtaaattgttaaccaagggatgaaacggtacctttcacccgagttaaacaaataggcaaatttgcataatcagtacctaattaaagtaagtcttttactatgaagggaaaactttttacgataactcaaaaacagctaaactgatcatgtccgctatagttttcatttaatgtctttcttaagctctacttccacgatttttttcatattttttggacctaaggttcaaaagttagaggggggggggggggacacatttttttcttctttcggagcgattatctccgaatatattcactttagcaaaaaatgtttcttgaaaacccctattagttttgaaagacctttccaacgataccccacactcaagggttgaagcgaaaaaaaaatttcacccccactttacgtgtaggggaggtaccctaaaaaaaattaaatttttagattttattgtacgactttgtcggctttattgatttatatacccatgccaaatttcagctttctagcactaacgaccacggagcaaagcctcggacagacagacagacagacagacggacatggcgaaactataagggttcctagttgactacggaaccctaaaaaagccaAAAATGCGGGTTAaaagatttaaattattttgacaataactaggtaacatttttattaagtttaatagtCGTTAGAGCTTGTTACAAATTATTGTATATCATGTATGTTTTAGCCTAAAGCTGTATTCTACACATGCATGGACAGTCGAATGATTCCTACTAGATTTACGGAAACCAGTGTAGGCGACATGTTTGTTGGTTTGTAAAAATATGACTTCATATTtcaaaatatcattaaatatagtaccgtaaaactacccaactatagtccaatactgcaactatggtccacaagttcaaaaggaaattaagtatctataccaatgttccttttggtttactcctagttttaccttccatttataaacatactttgccttagaactacaaaaatatagtaaaatacacacctgaacgagaaaaattgactttatttgtggatcatagttgggagctttggactatagttgggtggttttacggtattaccatttcaaaatataaataaatatcatattatcATTTGGTGGTTTcagaaataatttgtatttttgcaGTTAGAAACGCCGGAAATCTGATCCCTCACTCTCAACACTTTGTAGACGAGATGACAAGCTGTGAACCAGCTGCGTTGGAACTTGGCTGTATAATTAATGATATAAGGCACATTATTGTGTGCGGCCATAGTGACTGTAAAGCTATGAATCtcttgtataaattaaaaagcaAAGACGAGTCAAACACGGTTAGTTTCAAATATTGTTCTTTGCACTTCGCatttacaaacttaaaaacatttaaaaaatatgtacataatatgtTTCAATTAAGAGCCTATTGTCCTGTCTCTATTTGTACCCTTTCAGCAAAACTATAAAGACTTGGGTATGCTTCATTAGACTCTTAGCGGAGCGAATGCGGAAAAACATGGAGCGAATACGAACAGGCACGGCGGGcacagctaataataatatacattatgtACATTGCAGGAACAAAGAAGAATGTCTCCCTTAAGATCTTGGTTGTGTAATCATGGGCAAACAAGCTTGGACAAATTCGTCGCAATGGACGGCGATTTTTCAAAACCGATGTTGTTTACAGCTGAAACACCACAAACTAAATTTGTAGCATACATTGATCCAGAAAACAAATTTAGTACAGAAGACAAATTATCTCAGGTAACAAACatgcacttttttatttttaaagttttgctGGTCAAACCTGAATTGAGGTGAATTTTTCGGTTTGTACCTAACTTTAGAAGAGAGCCATTGTGTGTGGTTACTACCGAAAGCGTGCCACCTGTAGGGGGAAGCGGGGCAGATAGACACAAGGgtttgttatgtaaataattacgaactgttttcataatggacccctgtcattttctgcacaacacttttgtcgacatttatggcgtgttgatttcttgtagatcgcaatgaataccctggacaatttgactagtcttatttaaaaaaaaatgtatgattgcccagtagtttttgatagattgaaattggggacaattcgaAGAATTCATCTCGCGGGGCatgtaattggcctgattattagcataccatgccaaaactttttttgagtagtggcagctggctaaatctggccaacatttcccaggaccgttatgggttctaataaataaaataaaagccaaTACTCATTTCACTAAGCACTCtataatataaaggtccgacttcattgttgactatgttataaaacttttcgtcttacagccgcaattataaattccttgccatatcataaatttttttgcgaacttgtcaagtttcacgaacttatatttttcgggtaaattacctctattattggccatataaaacttcgaaccgagtagttgattaaaatcgagttttacatacgtcttgtcgtccaacaacaagcaaccttcgaattttgtcaatagttagtgttttagcttgtcggatctggtcgcgtagccaacgttacaattttacaacgttaacgctccgtagcgtatcggagctatctctctctatcactcttcgatattagtgcgactgtgacagttgcgtttcgttcgccacggagcgtcaacgataggcacgttggctacgcggccagtccgatttggctgttttattgctcgatagctcttatagccacctctcATCTTTatctttgaatttttgggataaatcgtaattagatAGTCCTGAATTTTGCTTGAGTGATCTTGggacttttttcccaaaatcttgttatttgtcccagacctccgattagtttgtgttttcctgtcggctgatagagtctccttattgtaacgttttatgaccctacaaatacaagcttttagcatcttaagcgacttagctgtctttgtccgggatcgataagaattttcgaagtatttgtgcacgatcaatctcctgttctcaattttcatggtcgaaaactttaaaatgcataaagctaggaaaataatattttcaccattaatactttgaaggttggtgattgaactgtaattgtaaatttttgtcccgccatggaattattatttttcaaacattgctaattatgtgccaattctatatgaactactCATGCTTTATTGAATGGAgccacacgaaatcgagcgctcaaaaatcggccccttgtatgtatgttggtttttcaaggataattctttatcatgtaaaccaataaaaaaaattgctgtgacatacgaacggacagacagacagacatgacgaatccataagggttccgttttttgccatttggctacgaaaccctataaaatgaataaaagagggtatttttgtgttatctcatagaaatatcaagtataataaacacccgTAAAGGgagttaaattgcaaattaaatttggaaATCTTTTTTGAGTAtgtatgattatatttttcctttaatatttatgataattttaatgttatgtaaaaatttgtcaatttttaCAGTGTAGGTGTAAGTTAATGGGGGAGTGGTATTTTATCTCCCTTTTTATTTCAAAAGGGCGCCTTGACTTAGTAACTAGAATAGTCTAGTTACTAAGTCAAGGCGCCCTTTTCGTATTggacattttccatagttaaaaaaaaaaaaaacactttgaaTGTTTGTTTGGTTTAGCGTTTGTTCATATTTCATAAGTTTCATAACTGTTTCAAATTTTGAATCCATAGCTCAAGTAGTTCTCGAGGTTTATAGCAATGCGGACGGGCAGAGTCGCACCGCAATGGCTCCTTTTGTACCTTcttggtacagaaccctaaaaaagatataatttgtATACCTCAGTAATTTGTCATCAACTAAGTATAAAATGCTGTATTTTGAGTTAATGTTGGGGCTTAAAATCTATTTCAAAAAATGGTGTACGATGGAAAATTCTTCCTAAGCGACTAGCATGTTCTTCTTCTTCATCCTAGTGTTTTCCCGGCCTTGCGTCAGgttccgctttcctacttaatcttctccactttgcccggtctttggcatcctcaggtgtgagattatTCTCTCCCATGTCTgctgtcacgacgtccagccagcgcttcttaggcctaccgcggccgtgtgatctagggccttggacagtaaggttgaggcatctatttccgacgtagtctgcggcttatatggccataccatctaAGGTGACTTccctgcagcttatccgcttCGTCACGGATTCCGAGGCTgccacggatgtgttcgttaCGTATGCGATCTAATCGCATAACGCCCATAGATCTGAAAAAGTAAGGATAAGCCGATGCAAACAATTCCGACCGAAAAGTCTCGTTAAGCAAAACATAGCGCCATCTGTTGTATACTGCGTAAACTACGTGGCCGATGTTCAGAGCAAAGAATACAATCAAGTCTCTTTGGCCAGAGATATACGCAaaagtagactgcactctcgcCTCCAAAAAACGTGTCTAGAATAATGGCTCAAGGGAGaccttaagtgccaattacatccacactttatcaggcctgataacaGACCCGATTTCGAGCCggagaaagaatatttttccgtttcaccagatatcagcacatcgtttacaatatttgaaatgtaaaaaaatggttcgtatgcaaatatatcaaacattgaacatttttcgCAATTGGAGACAAAGTATTGTTGTAAACATCGTTAACCGTTTCAAATATCGTTAACGATTTGCTGATATTCCGTAAAACAGTAAACGATTATCAGGTTCGAAATCGGAACTGATTTCGGGCTCGTTaacgggaagtgtggatgtaattggcgctttagtCCCTTTTCTTTAGCGTGacaattgaaataaatgttatcaTTGTTGCCACAGCTAAACAAACCAtgctactatttttattaatataaatgtcatTGTTATAAATTTTGCCGTACTAGTTCATTACGACCTTCTGAGGGCGTTGGCGGAGCGCCTCGACtctcctctcactcgctactggGTTGAAGTGATGATTGGCAGGGCCAAGTAGAGCAGATTGTTTGCCTTGCTTGCCCCTGTCAAttgatatcatattattatatcgtgtaatatatttagttttaattttctcTAGTAGTTTTAACATAGGTAGTTATTAAGATACTCTGTAACTAACAAGCTATGGAGCAACTTGttctgaaataatttatttatttattaacttcacttaagaatattaagtaggaatacattattttttaattacatacaaaaaactTCATAACCAAAGAAGCTTGATTTTTACTAAATGTCAACATTTACAAGGACTATTCTTAAGTGAGTCAATAAACTAGCCTAACCGCCCTAAccaataaaaatgacatttattttaataaatatggtaaTAGCAGAGGTCTCCCTCAAACTATCTCGCTCGGCACGATTTTTGGAGgcgagagtgcagtctactttAATATGTGTCTGTGTACTGCCTCATCGCTTCTCGCGCCGTGCAAGttcaatatgaaataaaattatcgtttaaaatttgttttaagcaagatattaatgtaatttgaaaTGATTTACCGATGATATGAATGTCATAAGTGTAATCTCATAAGTGATTTTTCTGTAatagtttttacacaatttcacaacacaataaggcatttttaaaaattggcAATGGCATTACGTGACGCGTTTCCACTGCGCAATTCGCCAGACGATTGAGCGCAGCGGTGTAactaaatgcgattttgacacccatgtattggctccattcgtagtgctcgtaaggccTGTATTTACGAAGTAATATGTAGGTCTATGGtccacacatccatcgcaaCATCTTCATCTCGGTTACGTGAAGCTGCTGGACATGTCTTCCGAAGACAGACCAGGTCTCGCTACCATATAGTAGGACTGGGCGGATGATGCTCTTGTACACAAAGCCCTTTAGCTTCACCGGTATCCTAAGGTCGCAAATGACACCGGTTACTTCTCGCCATTTTACCCAAGCAGCACTTATTCGGTCTTGGACGTCGCACTGTGTGTCGCAAtgtgttatgatttttttttccaaaacgaAATGTATGGTGCcggaacaaaaaatcaaaatatctcaagaaccgcaacaaatacggtaatatccTTGCAGAAGGTAATTCTACGAATAATTTGTGATTGTTTGGCATACTAAATATATCCGTCACGGGtgcttaaaaaaacaaaaccatAAATTGTTAATATAACTGTActattttcaactcaaatcgtcTGAAACTcataacttagcataaacatACTGGGCAAAACCCATTCCAAtcgaaaaaatcttaaaatgttgactttggtttttgtgttttttccataaaaataactaatagatttaaaaaaaaaccgcacccgtgtttctatgtcaatgagagccgaatttcagcccacagtgcgtcGTGATCGATTTCACCAGATTCGTGCAGCACGGAACCAAGGTATTTGAATGTATTCGTTTTCACGACAAATTCATCTCCCTCCTCGGTCTTCGCAACATTTAGTTTCAGACCGCCATTCTCTAGCGCACCCTTCCATTGGTTCACTTTATGCTCCAGTTTCTGTTTATCCTCATCTGTCAGTGCAATGTCATCAGCGTACATTATAAGCCACGGAGATGGTTCATGGACTCACCGAAACAATATCTAGCACTACGCTGAACAGAAAAGGACTCAGGGCTGAGCCTTGGTGAACGCCAACTGTGATAGGGAAAGGGTGAGTATCGCCAAAAGCGGTCCTTACTATGAATTCCGAATTGTACTACCTGTCTCGGATAATATCAATATAGGTTTGTGCTACATTCTTCTCCTTCAAAGCCCACCAGATTACCTGGCGCGGTACTCAGTCGAAAGTCTTCTGCAGATCCAGAAAAGCCATATGCAAGGGCTTTTTCTTTTCTCTGTAGGCCTCGACTAGCATTCTTAGGGCAAAGATGGGATCTATAGTGCCACAGCCAGGACGAAACCCATACTGACACTCCGAGACCGTGCACTCTTGCCGGAGCCTTGAGTCGATTACGCGCTCGAAGAGTTTCATGGTGTGACACATGACCTTAATACCACGGTAGTTTCCACAGTTCTGTACACTACCTTTGCCTTTATAAAATTGCGTTATAATGCTCAGTCTCCATGAGTTGGGCATCTGCGGCTGGTGAGGATGCGGTTAAAAAGGTCCACGCTTCGATCGGTATATCGTCAGGACCCACGGCCTTCCGGTTTTTCATGTTGCGAAGAAAATTTTGTACCTCGTCTGGTGTAATAGGGGCAACAAGTCCAAGATTAGGGAGCAGTTCCGGAGGACACACTTTTGCGTGTTGCGTGTTCAACAACTCGTTAAACCAAAGTCGCAAACCAAAGTGCCGTTGGAGTCAGTAATACACAGAAATTTCGTTGTCTTGTGTTGACTTCTCCCGGGCTTTTGCCAAACGAAAGATGGTTTTTGCCCTCTTTGGTCTCCAATGCGTCATACAATGGTGACAATTGGTCTTGCCGAGCTTTGGCAACGGCTCGTTTTGCGGCACATTTGGCTGCTTTATACGATTCATTCGCGGTCTTCAGGAGATTCAGTCTCTTGCCACTTGTTAAAAAGTGTCTTCTTCTCCCGTACTGCCTCCTGCACTGAGTCATTCCACCACCACGTCTTCTTGTCGATGACGCGGCCTCCCTTGAAAGTGCCGAGCATCCGTTTACCCAGTGCGCTGGCTGCTGACTGAATACTAGAGCACTGACTATCGGCGGACTCTTCCTCACTTGGGCGTAAATCTAAAGTTAAAACGGCTTCTTAGAAGTTATCTCCGTTTGATCCATTCAGCAGCCAACACTTAGTTCTGGGCCTACATCGCTTGGGTACTTTCTTCTTCGGTATTACCAGCATTTCCATGACAAGGATGCGGTGTTGCGATGTGAGGCTTTCGCCAGGAATAACTTTGCAGTTAGACACTTTGCCGATTTAGCTCCTTCTTATGAGCAGGTATAGTCGATCTGGGTGGAGTGTGACCCACTCTTGTAAGTTATGAGGTGCTCAGGTTTCTTTTGGAAGAAAGTGTTCACGACTGCTAGATCTGATACAAGGCAGGTCCTAAGAATCGAATCTCCCTCTGCATTTGCACGATCATAGCCGTAGCCCCCGTGGACACGTTCAAACCCGAGTGAGTCCTCACCTATATGCCCGTTCAAGTCTCCATCCACGATTATGCTCTCTGAATTTGGAAAGCAGCGCAGAACGTCTTCGAACTTATCCCAGAAGGCCTCTTTCTCTGATTGCCGGCAACCAACTTGGGGAGTATAAGCACCTATAAGATGTGTAACAGCACCTTCTATCAGTAGCTTCACCCAAATGAGTCGATCGTTCAAGCTATCAACTTCAAGGAGACCTTGCTGGAACTCTTCAGACAGTACTACCGCTACGCCATTCTTCCCTGAAGGAGACCCGCTGTAAATCAGCTTGTATCCCTGACCGATCTCACGTGACTTGTTCCCTTTCCAACGAGTCTCTTGCAGGAATGCTGCATGCACCCTGCGTTTCAGCAGCACGTCTGCTAGTTCTCGGTAGCGGCCTGTTAGAGAACCTCCAGGTGGCAAAGCGGAGTTTCACTTTAGGTACTTGCGTTTTTAGTCGTGCCCGTACTTGACACGGTAGCCCTAGTCCACTTGTCGCAGGTGTAGAGCGATGTACCTGCGCGTCATTACACCCCAAGCGACTAGCATCTAATCTATCAAAATTATATAGGTAGCTATTTTGGAGAAAATACTTTTGTGTTGTATAGGACTGTGTAGGGGTGGTTGGGCGGCCTCTCAGCCACGTAGTTGTCTAGctgtaatataattttgaacCACGTACAAAAACGGTTGCTTTTTGCGCGGACTTATTTTTTCTCACTCAGAACTGAAGGCGTCCTTTCGGTAATCAACCGCACTGCATGAAGGGGAGAATGGCTTTGTTTAATAGGCTAGGGTCTGAGCTAAAAAAGTCACCTAAGTTTATTCTTTATACTTTAGTACTTACTATTCtctcatttattattataacggAAATCTGCACGCTCTAAAATTTCATGTAACCGAATACCACTTTTGGAATTCAGTAAGTGGTTAGGTATATGGTACAACCAAACGGGCGCCTGACCCCTACCTATATGTAATTATTCAAATACTTGTGTTTCGTTAATATTTTACATCTTTCTTTTTAGGTCAATACATTACAACAACTTCAAAATATTGCATCTTATGGTATGTTGAAATCAAGACTGCAAAAACATGACTTGCATATTCACGCACTCTGGTTTGATATCTTTACCGGGGACATATACTATTTCAGCAGACGAGCCAAAACGTTTGTGGTCATCGATGAGTCTACCTATGAAACAATATTAGCTGAAGTAAGAAGATATTATTCGTAAAACATATTTCTTGAATCGCAGCATACAAGATTCTTATGGCATATCGTCCGAGCCAGAAATATACggacggacccgggtacgtccttaaactacgtccaaaatgggaggtatgggcattgtgaatgtcatctcgctttgtgtggtagggcacagccagtggacgttattccagatctagagcagagcccaactggggaagtacctccaccatacagaaaacagcagccaaataacactacctatctagaccctactcatagtgttgtgttcctgccggtgagtaaggttgccagagctcaacgaggggggcggggggaggggggggggggggtttagggtcggcaacgcgcatgtaattcctctggagtacataggctacggagactgcttaccatcaggcgggccgtatacatgtttgccaccgacgtaatagtattaaaaaaataatagtgacGAAGGACCACGCTGACTGCTTTAACAGAAATCACTTACCTAATAATATTACCTAATAACAGTAATAACATTCCCTACTATGTAGCCTGTCTGTAGAGTCATTTCTgcagttttgaatttggaaccttctttgatcaatcaatcaatcaatcaatatcttTATTGTCATGACTACGTTGTGTCGTTACGTCGTGGAAGCCAGAAAACAACTGCCAacgcttaagaggaaaggggatgctcacttctccatataaacgtagtcctatgggatcttggagaaatcgagggaactcttcaaatgttataggtacatgtatggcgcttttggtaatttccgaagtcggttatattttttgttaaaaagtttttgctaATACTAATAAACTCCAGTCGGCTAACTACTCCTGAAGGCAAATTTGTCACTCAGTTATCATTCTTGTTATAAGTACTTTGTtcctatacgagtatatatatgaTATGTAAACATAATCAAATTTAGTTAATTTACTTTAGAAATCTAAGCGATTATTAGTTTTAatggttttatagtaaatattcaaagttatttattacctatattataaaaaaatattttgttacttttttacgttttatgtaacttatttaaggtataatttaaaaaaaaaacaactattaaCGGTCATAGCAATCAATCTTAAATGCCTTTCTACTAGTAGGAGTGGTTTGAGTCAGCTTACTCTACTAGTTTTGCGGTATAATTGCTAGTCCTggacttaaattttttttagagataagtacctaacctattttgaagaacaatatttatattatttataaatctaAGGCTTTACGATGCAATTGTTGGGACCACaattatacataaattatgtagtCTGGCAATAGCAAACCAATTTTTTCAGTAGAAGTCGTCAAATTTGAACAAAGTAGGCGCGAGGGTCCGATTTCCCGTACATAATTTGAAtattgcgcctttttctaccgACGTATTGGTTTGCTaaaccatatttttatatttctaattgGTGTTCTAGCAGATAAGATTGAAAcaaaaaactggaaaaaaatGATACATAGTTAACAGTCAGGACATGGGCGAGTGTACTAGCAAAAATAATAACGGCCTCCTAATTTAAGTATGGATGTCGTCGAAGAATACCAATTtctacaagctttgcttatgTTTGGGTTTAGGTTGATCTGCGTAAGATAGTCTCTAAatataagaccgcctgttgtcacctctgtTTTCATGTATTATCTATGTCTccctgtaaatgttattttgaggtagtgcaataaagaggatttgtattgttttgtattgtataaaatatcaaaaatataaatagttaacagatcgtaaattaaaattacaaaactgATAACTTGTGTGAAAAAATGTTGTTTAGTTATAAAGATGAACTGTttgtattttcttaaataaattatatatatatatatttttttttacggtttTGTAACAAAAGTATTTTGCAGTTTTGTTTCGGTAGTAAAGCCAACAAAGGTTTCCCCTAGACGTGT
Proteins encoded in this window:
- the LOC133528370 gene encoding beta carbonic anhydrase 1 isoform X3; the protein is MDSRMIPTRFTETSVGDMFVVRNAGNLIPHSQHFVDEMTSCEPAALELGCIINDIRHIIVCGHSDCKAMNLLYKLKSKDESNTEQRRMSPLRSWLCNHGQTSLDKFVAMDGDFSKPMLFTAETPQTKFVAYIDPENKFSTEDKLSQVNTLQQLQNIASYGMLKSRLQKHDLHIHALWFDIFTGDIYYFSRRAKTFVVIDESTYETILAEVRRYYS
- the LOC133528370 gene encoding beta carbonic anhydrase 1 isoform X2, encoding MERILRGIMRYRVLDRSSMVKQFQQVKDNPVPKAVFYTCMDSRMIPTRFTETSVGDMFVVRNAGNLIPHSQHFVDEMTSCEPAALELGCIINDIRHIIVCGHSDCKAMNLLYKLKSKDESNTEQRRMSPLRSWLCNHGQTSLDKFVAMDGDFSKPMLFTAETPQTKFVAYIDPENKFSTEDKLSQVNTLQQLQNIASYADEPKRLWSSMSLPMKQY
- the LOC133528370 gene encoding beta carbonic anhydrase 1 isoform X4, which codes for MTSCEPAALELGCIINDIRHIIVCGHSDCKAMNLLYKLKSKDESNTEQRRMSPLRSWLCNHGQTSLDKFVAMDGDFSKPMLFTAETPQTKFVAYIDPENKFSTEDKLSQVNTLQQLQNIASYGMLKSRLQKHDLHIHALWFDIFTGDIYYFSRRAKTFVVIDESTYETILAEVRRYYS
- the LOC133528370 gene encoding beta carbonic anhydrase 1 isoform X1, producing MERILRGIMRYRVLDRSSMVKQFQQVKDNPVPKAVFYTCMDSRMIPTRFTETSVGDMFVVRNAGNLIPHSQHFVDEMTSCEPAALELGCIINDIRHIIVCGHSDCKAMNLLYKLKSKDESNTEQRRMSPLRSWLCNHGQTSLDKFVAMDGDFSKPMLFTAETPQTKFVAYIDPENKFSTEDKLSQVNTLQQLQNIASYGMLKSRLQKHDLHIHALWFDIFTGDIYYFSRRAKTFVVIDESTYETILAEVRRYYS